The following coding sequences lie in one Myxococcus xanthus genomic window:
- a CDS encoding class I SAM-dependent methyltransferase → MTVDRRTLAQSLHFWARNASNESALLRTALSLGLFDALPVKGGAPPVSMTELARRIQCTHRGTRALTELLVCLGFVHLDDARELALIPTAAAFLRDVDFRKRLEAQHPWWDAGGRLDEAVKQGGPVAHGGASWDVLGHYRALFLTAPAPGPSPEAEDFFDRFARSALRMQVLLASGRLGLLEALSSQAHTEQTLGATTGLGGEGLSLLVALLEQLGIAQQEGATWRLTDEARQLLGGKALPYLLRSLSVSERYWEALGRLDETVREERFILDLKDPEVSQRFYADNSSQITAVFASHFQLSRRAAATVAQARALEGAQVLDIGTGSGVWGAAFARATPTTHVTYFDQAVVLEQVRRNVEALKVSDRARFWPGNLFTQDFGEADFDLIILPQVLNVLRPEDLPGMFARVARALRPGGVLVIAEYVLDERRDGPLDHLYFGLRRFMTNEGDLLSASEYGQLLADVGLSSSVCIPLPTQELVLAARPGVPLPTTLAPPPDSSRKSAA, encoded by the coding sequence ATGACCGTCGACCGTCGCACCCTGGCGCAGTCCCTCCACTTCTGGGCGCGCAATGCCTCGAACGAGTCGGCCCTGCTCCGCACCGCACTGTCACTGGGACTCTTCGACGCACTACCAGTGAAGGGGGGAGCCCCGCCCGTGTCGATGACGGAGCTGGCACGGCGCATCCAGTGCACACACCGGGGAACCCGGGCGCTGACGGAGTTGCTCGTCTGCCTGGGTTTCGTCCATCTCGACGACGCGCGCGAGCTGGCGCTCATTCCCACCGCCGCGGCGTTCCTGCGCGACGTGGATTTCCGGAAACGGCTCGAAGCCCAGCATCCATGGTGGGACGCTGGTGGGCGGCTGGACGAGGCGGTGAAACAAGGCGGACCGGTGGCGCACGGTGGCGCGAGCTGGGACGTGCTCGGCCACTACCGCGCGCTGTTCCTCACGGCTCCCGCACCGGGGCCCTCACCTGAGGCCGAGGACTTCTTCGACCGCTTCGCGCGCAGCGCCCTCCGCATGCAGGTGCTGCTGGCCTCGGGCCGGCTGGGGCTGCTGGAGGCCCTGTCCTCGCAGGCGCATACCGAGCAGACACTGGGAGCCACCACGGGGCTCGGCGGCGAGGGACTGTCGCTGCTGGTCGCATTGCTGGAGCAGCTCGGCATCGCCCAGCAGGAAGGAGCAACGTGGCGGCTGACGGACGAGGCCCGGCAACTCCTGGGCGGAAAGGCCCTGCCCTACCTGCTGCGCTCGCTGTCCGTGTCCGAGCGGTACTGGGAGGCCTTGGGCCGGTTGGATGAGACGGTGCGCGAGGAGCGCTTCATCCTGGACCTGAAGGACCCGGAGGTGAGCCAGCGCTTCTACGCGGACAACTCGAGCCAGATTACGGCAGTGTTCGCCTCGCACTTCCAGCTCAGCCGGCGCGCCGCCGCGACGGTCGCCCAAGCCCGCGCCCTGGAAGGTGCCCAGGTGCTGGACATCGGCACCGGTTCGGGTGTGTGGGGCGCGGCCTTCGCGCGTGCCACGCCCACCACGCACGTCACCTACTTCGACCAGGCGGTGGTGCTGGAGCAGGTGCGCCGCAACGTGGAGGCGCTGAAGGTGTCGGACCGCGCGCGCTTCTGGCCAGGCAACCTCTTCACCCAGGACTTCGGCGAGGCGGACTTCGACCTCATCATCCTCCCGCAGGTGCTCAACGTGCTGCGGCCCGAAGACCTTCCAGGCATGTTCGCCCGCGTGGCGCGCGCCCTGCGGCCCGGCGGCGTCCTCGTCATCGCGGAGTACGTCCTCGACGAGCGCCGAGATGGCCCGTTGGACCACCTCTACTTCGGACTGCGCCGCTTCATGACCAATGAGGGGGACCTGCTGTCCGCCTCGGAGTACGGCCAGCTCCTGGCGGACGTGGGGCTGTCCTCCAGCGTGTGTATTCCCCTGCCCACCCAGGAACTGGTGCTGGCCGCGCGCCCTGGCGTGCCCCTGCCCACGACGCTGGCGCCGCCTCCGGACAGTTCCCGAAAGAGCGCGGCCTGA
- a CDS encoding SDR family NAD(P)-dependent oxidoreductase has translation MAPRTTPVDAALHLLREDSRVQDAHVGELSGTATAWVVPRRAVQASALESLLREHLGDVAPAVALVDALPLQDTGTPDEARLARWTSATPAMLQQMESRWRSSGREVAVLAGPRMREERYTPLDELLPGPLMPRPGEASGASSQTSSADAVDLEQAPPALLDGGPPCRPEGEPRLLGEMLRRAVTLHPEKTLTFIDVEGRREVLRFDALWREALRLCGGLQARGLKAGDRAVLVLERPGEVIRAFWACTLAGVVPSLLAWPASFERSHPTMARVLSVAKRLGGPWVLAGPAAVGTLEAEGLRVATLAALDTGGEGQPAAVPEGAPALMSFTSGSTGLPKGVVLTHDNLLDMCDAMMAGGWYTPQDVGVSWMPLDHVAGITYSHLLCLRARTSHALVSRDHVLADVLRWMDLLSELKGTHGWAPNFAFGLVADRLERSERRAWTLSHVRVLSCAGEPLVARTLQRFTDALAGEGLRRDVVCPGWGMAETTSFFTNTRGVRTHDGEAAVELGPPPAGSALRIVDDADQVVPQGRVGHLQVRGASVLAGYLDDPELNARSFTTDGWFRTGDLAWVRNGQMAITGREKEVLILHGNNVYPQEIETVVEEVPGVLPTYSVACATRVGGAQTDEIVVFFVPAPDAPPLGGLLRAIREAVGRRLGFQVAWLVPLARQQVPRTELGKRGRTELRRRFEAGELAEERRVAERLLGGRFTLPPCLAVPRWRQRQPGAGGADAGAVLVVGDASWAEALRARMAPREVLHAEPEDGSALSRHLPSAERRVREVVYVAAPSTGAPSRDTLVRAVAPLLGLVQSLAPLVEAAPCRLRVVVPQVGASLETGAGAHLLPGLLRAAEAEVPGLETSLLWVPQERPAAVDRVATELAQPRPAFELAWREGRRWERGFVAWTPSLVPEPVRLKKAGFYVVTGALGGLGQAWARHLRNGLGARLLLVGRRQRDAAVASLERELGAAEYVTADVTEPEALRRVLADAEARHGQRLDGAFHFAGTLNSVPLMREAPAPFVEGAAAHVLGAVALADAFRERPEALLVFASSLMGTLGAGLHAGYCAATGFLDRYAEALVTDGRRAVSVAFSSVRDTGMARGLTASPPGYRMLELPQALAALALAVESGEARVLAGVEGSALPWRTVGLGEGESLDVAHVFLEAGGSGAAGVDGAGAQVHVLESLPRQASGAVDREALGAMLSGGGARIPEGPLEVVVAEAFRDVLGVDDVGAHADFFVLGGSSLQATRVLARVQERTGLRLPVTALFEHASVARLAAHVRHLVDPEQLDVSLLTDAQVALLLSVMQAS, from the coding sequence ATGGCTCCTCGAACGACTCCGGTGGACGCGGCCCTTCACCTCCTGCGCGAGGATTCGCGGGTCCAGGACGCCCACGTAGGGGAGCTCTCCGGAACCGCGACGGCATGGGTGGTGCCTCGTCGCGCGGTCCAGGCCTCGGCTCTGGAGTCGCTGCTGCGCGAGCACCTGGGAGACGTCGCTCCGGCCGTGGCGCTGGTGGACGCGCTGCCGCTCCAGGACACGGGGACGCCGGATGAGGCGCGGCTCGCGCGGTGGACGTCCGCCACGCCCGCCATGCTCCAGCAGATGGAATCGCGATGGCGAAGCTCCGGCCGGGAGGTGGCCGTGCTGGCCGGGCCCCGCATGCGGGAGGAGCGCTACACCCCCTTGGATGAGCTCCTGCCCGGGCCGCTGATGCCCAGGCCAGGCGAGGCGTCGGGCGCTTCGTCCCAGACGTCCTCCGCGGATGCTGTCGACTTGGAGCAAGCCCCGCCCGCGCTGCTCGATGGCGGCCCGCCGTGCCGGCCGGAGGGAGAGCCTCGCCTGCTTGGAGAGATGCTCCGCCGGGCGGTGACGCTGCATCCGGAGAAGACGCTGACATTCATCGATGTGGAGGGCCGCCGCGAGGTGCTGCGCTTCGATGCGCTCTGGCGCGAGGCGCTGCGGCTGTGCGGTGGCCTGCAAGCACGCGGGCTGAAAGCGGGGGACCGGGCTGTGCTCGTGTTGGAGCGCCCAGGCGAGGTCATCCGGGCGTTCTGGGCGTGCACGCTCGCTGGCGTGGTGCCGTCGCTGCTGGCCTGGCCCGCTTCGTTCGAGCGCTCGCATCCCACGATGGCGCGCGTGCTGTCGGTGGCGAAGCGCCTGGGCGGGCCGTGGGTCCTCGCGGGGCCCGCCGCGGTCGGCACGCTGGAGGCCGAGGGGCTTCGAGTGGCCACGCTCGCCGCGCTGGACACGGGGGGGGAGGGACAGCCAGCCGCCGTGCCCGAGGGCGCTCCCGCGCTGATGTCGTTCACCTCCGGCAGCACCGGGCTGCCCAAGGGCGTGGTGCTCACGCACGACAACCTGCTGGACATGTGTGACGCGATGATGGCGGGCGGCTGGTACACGCCTCAGGACGTGGGCGTGAGCTGGATGCCGCTGGACCACGTCGCGGGCATCACCTATTCGCACCTGCTCTGCCTGCGGGCGCGCACGTCGCATGCGCTCGTGTCCCGCGACCATGTCCTGGCGGACGTGCTGCGGTGGATGGACCTGCTGTCCGAGCTGAAGGGGACCCATGGGTGGGCGCCCAACTTCGCGTTCGGACTGGTGGCGGACCGGTTGGAGCGCAGCGAGCGCCGTGCCTGGACCTTGTCGCATGTGCGGGTGCTGAGCTGCGCGGGTGAGCCGCTCGTCGCGCGGACGCTTCAGCGCTTCACGGATGCGCTGGCGGGTGAGGGGCTTCGGCGGGACGTGGTGTGTCCGGGCTGGGGCATGGCGGAGACCACCTCCTTCTTCACCAACACCCGGGGCGTCCGGACGCATGACGGAGAGGCCGCCGTGGAGCTGGGACCGCCGCCCGCGGGCTCGGCGCTGCGCATCGTGGATGACGCGGACCAGGTGGTGCCCCAGGGGCGCGTGGGGCATCTCCAGGTGCGGGGCGCCTCGGTGCTGGCGGGCTACCTGGATGACCCGGAGCTCAATGCCCGCTCCTTTACCACCGACGGATGGTTTCGCACGGGGGACCTCGCCTGGGTTCGCAACGGGCAGATGGCCATCACCGGACGCGAGAAGGAAGTCCTCATCCTCCACGGCAACAACGTCTATCCGCAGGAGATAGAGACGGTGGTGGAGGAGGTGCCGGGCGTGTTGCCCACGTACTCCGTGGCATGCGCCACGCGCGTGGGCGGCGCGCAGACGGATGAAATCGTCGTCTTCTTCGTCCCCGCGCCAGACGCGCCTCCGCTGGGCGGACTGCTGCGCGCCATCCGCGAGGCCGTGGGACGGCGGCTGGGCTTCCAGGTGGCATGGCTGGTGCCGCTCGCCCGGCAGCAGGTGCCGCGCACGGAGCTGGGCAAGCGCGGGCGCACCGAGCTGCGCCGACGCTTCGAAGCCGGGGAACTGGCCGAGGAGCGCCGCGTGGCGGAGCGGTTGTTGGGTGGCCGCTTCACGTTGCCCCCGTGCCTCGCCGTGCCTCGCTGGCGGCAGCGGCAGCCCGGCGCTGGCGGCGCGGATGCGGGGGCCGTGCTCGTCGTGGGAGACGCCTCCTGGGCCGAGGCGCTGCGCGCGCGGATGGCTCCTCGGGAGGTGCTGCACGCGGAGCCGGAGGATGGCTCCGCGCTGTCGCGGCACCTGCCCTCCGCCGAGCGCCGGGTGCGCGAAGTCGTCTACGTGGCGGCGCCGTCCACTGGCGCGCCTTCGCGGGACACCCTGGTGCGCGCGGTGGCGCCCCTGTTGGGGTTGGTTCAGTCCCTGGCGCCGCTCGTGGAAGCCGCGCCCTGCCGGCTGCGCGTGGTCGTGCCTCAAGTGGGGGCTTCGCTCGAGACCGGGGCGGGAGCCCACCTGCTGCCGGGGTTGCTCCGCGCGGCGGAGGCGGAAGTGCCCGGCCTGGAGACCTCGCTCCTGTGGGTTCCGCAAGAGCGCCCGGCCGCGGTGGACAGAGTGGCCACCGAGCTGGCGCAGCCGCGTCCGGCGTTCGAGCTGGCCTGGCGGGAAGGGCGCCGCTGGGAGCGCGGGTTCGTGGCCTGGACGCCGTCCCTGGTCCCCGAACCGGTGCGCCTGAAAAAGGCGGGCTTCTACGTGGTGACGGGAGCGCTGGGCGGACTGGGACAGGCCTGGGCGCGCCATCTGCGAAACGGCCTGGGCGCGCGCCTGCTGCTCGTGGGGCGCCGCCAGCGGGACGCCGCCGTGGCGTCGCTGGAGCGTGAGCTGGGGGCGGCGGAGTATGTCACGGCCGATGTCACGGAGCCGGAGGCGCTGCGGCGGGTGTTGGCCGACGCGGAGGCTCGCCACGGCCAGCGGCTTGATGGCGCCTTCCACTTCGCGGGCACGCTGAACTCCGTGCCCCTCATGCGCGAGGCGCCCGCGCCGTTCGTGGAGGGCGCCGCGGCCCATGTGCTGGGCGCGGTGGCGCTCGCGGACGCGTTCCGGGAGCGGCCGGAGGCCTTGCTCGTCTTCGCTTCCTCGTTGATGGGGACGCTGGGGGCAGGGCTCCACGCGGGTTACTGCGCGGCCACGGGCTTCCTGGACCGGTATGCGGAGGCGCTCGTGACAGACGGCCGGCGCGCGGTGTCGGTGGCCTTCAGCTCCGTGCGCGACACGGGCATGGCCCGTGGACTGACGGCGTCGCCCCCAGGCTACCGGATGCTGGAACTACCCCAGGCCTTGGCCGCCCTCGCGTTGGCGGTGGAGTCGGGCGAGGCCCGCGTGCTGGCGGGTGTCGAGGGTTCAGCGCTGCCCTGGCGGACCGTGGGGCTGGGGGAGGGGGAGTCGTTGGACGTGGCGCACGTGTTCCTCGAGGCGGGCGGCTCGGGGGCGGCCGGTGTGGACGGAGCGGGGGCACAGGTGCACGTGCTGGAGTCGTTGCCCAGGCAGGCCAGTGGCGCCGTGGACCGCGAGGCGCTTGGTGCGATGCTGTCGGGCGGCGGCGCGCGCATCCCGGAGGGGCCGCTGGAGGTCGTGGTGGCGGAGGCCTTCCGCGACGTGCTAGGCGTGGATGACGTGGGCGCGCACGCGGACTTCTTCGTGCTCGGTGGCAGCTCGCTGCAGGCCACTCGCGTCCTGGCTCGTGTCCAGGAGCGCACCGGCTTGCGGCTGCCCGTGACGGCGCTGTTCGAACACGCTTCCGTCGCGAGGCTCGCGGCGCACGTCCGGCATCTCGTCGACCCCGAGCAGCTCGATGTTTCACTGCTCACCGATGCGCAGGTGGCCCTGCTGCTCAGCGTCATGCAGGCTTCCTGA
- a CDS encoding ABC transporter permease has protein sequence MNALGQLVLMRLRMLMRQPEVLFWTFIFPVVTTLFLGLAFRNDSLGPVRVAVAEGPGAPALMAKLEGVLELSAEVADEASARRRLARGQLSLVLLPGTVPEALVDPSQAEGRTARLLVEQALAAPEDTARPAVVKATPVSEPGNRYVDFLIPGLLGLSLMSSSLWVVAGSLVAMRGGKLLKRLAATPMRRSQFFLSYMLARAGFALAEVLFFCAFARWLFGVPMFGSYFTLTLVGLAGALCFAALGVLVAIRARTEEAVGGLVNLVSLPMMFVSGVFFASGNFPSWLQPVIRALPLTAINDSLRAVMLEGAGLASLGAPMLVLAAWTVVPLLLALRWFRWT, from the coding sequence ATGAACGCCCTGGGCCAGCTGGTGTTGATGCGGCTGCGCATGTTGATGCGGCAGCCGGAGGTGCTGTTCTGGACGTTCATCTTCCCCGTCGTCACCACGCTGTTCCTGGGGTTGGCGTTCCGGAACGACTCCCTGGGCCCGGTGCGTGTGGCCGTGGCGGAGGGGCCGGGCGCACCGGCGCTGATGGCGAAGCTGGAGGGTGTGCTGGAGCTGTCGGCCGAGGTCGCGGACGAGGCGTCCGCCCGGCGGCGGCTGGCGCGCGGACAGCTCTCCCTGGTGCTGCTGCCGGGCACCGTGCCCGAGGCGCTGGTAGACCCCAGCCAGGCGGAGGGCCGCACCGCGCGGCTCCTGGTGGAGCAGGCGCTCGCCGCGCCGGAAGACACCGCGCGTCCCGCCGTGGTGAAGGCCACGCCGGTGTCGGAGCCGGGAAACCGCTACGTCGACTTCCTCATCCCCGGCCTGCTGGGCCTGTCGTTGATGTCCAGCAGCCTGTGGGTGGTGGCGGGCTCGCTGGTGGCGATGCGCGGAGGCAAGCTGCTGAAGCGGCTGGCCGCGACGCCCATGAGGCGCTCCCAATTCTTCCTGTCCTACATGCTGGCGCGCGCGGGGTTCGCGCTGGCGGAGGTCCTCTTCTTCTGTGCCTTCGCGCGCTGGCTCTTCGGCGTGCCGATGTTCGGCAGCTACTTCACGTTGACGCTCGTGGGGCTCGCGGGTGCGCTGTGCTTCGCCGCGCTCGGCGTGCTCGTGGCCATCCGGGCGCGGACGGAGGAGGCGGTGGGCGGGCTCGTCAACCTCGTCTCGCTGCCGATGATGTTCGTCTCCGGCGTCTTCTTCGCGTCCGGGAACTTCCCCTCTTGGTTGCAGCCCGTCATCCGCGCCTTGCCGCTCACGGCCATCAATGACTCGCTGCGGGCCGTCATGCTGGAGGGCGCGGGCCTGGCTTCACTGGGTGCGCCCATGTTGGTGCTGGCCGCGTGGACCGTGGTGCCACTGCTGTTGGCCCTTCGTTGGTTCCGCTGGACGTAA
- a CDS encoding ABC transporter ATP-binding protein has translation MTHQDELAIEVKGLVKRFGDVTAVDGIDLDIRRGECVGLLGPNGAGKTTTVEILEGLQTATSGEVRLLGLRWETDAPVLRERIGMTLQETRLVDQLTVEEMVRLFTSFYPRPLEVEALIGLVQLGEKRHARVGKLSGGQKQRLALALGLAGDPDVLFLDEPTTGLDPQSRRALWDVVAQLKARGRTVVLTTHYMDEAEVLCDRLVIIDRGRVIARGTPRDIITSLGAEQVIELEAEPSPDLERLRPLPAVVAAQRHAGRITLRVRELHLALPEVLREVAAGGGQLLHLSTRRPTLDDVFIDMTGRSLRESAEEKAA, from the coding sequence ATGACACACCAGGACGAGCTCGCCATCGAGGTGAAGGGTTTGGTCAAACGTTTCGGCGACGTCACCGCCGTGGACGGAATCGACCTGGACATCCGCCGCGGCGAGTGCGTGGGCCTCCTGGGCCCCAACGGCGCGGGGAAGACGACGACCGTGGAAATCCTCGAGGGCCTCCAGACGGCCACCTCGGGGGAGGTGCGGCTCCTGGGTTTGCGCTGGGAGACGGATGCGCCGGTGCTGCGAGAGCGCATTGGCATGACGCTCCAGGAGACGCGGCTGGTGGACCAGCTCACGGTGGAGGAGATGGTGCGGCTGTTCACCTCCTTCTACCCACGCCCCCTGGAGGTCGAGGCGCTCATCGGGCTGGTGCAGCTGGGTGAGAAGCGCCATGCCCGGGTGGGCAAGCTCTCCGGTGGCCAGAAGCAGCGGCTGGCGCTAGCGCTGGGGCTGGCGGGCGACCCGGACGTGCTCTTCCTGGACGAGCCCACCACCGGGTTGGACCCCCAGTCGCGCCGCGCGTTGTGGGACGTGGTGGCGCAGCTCAAGGCGCGCGGGCGCACCGTGGTGTTGACCACGCATTACATGGATGAGGCCGAGGTGCTGTGCGACCGGCTGGTCATCATCGACCGGGGCCGGGTGATTGCGCGCGGGACGCCGCGGGACATCATCACCTCGCTGGGCGCGGAGCAGGTCATCGAGCTGGAGGCGGAGCCGTCGCCGGACCTGGAGCGGCTGCGTCCCCTTCCCGCGGTGGTGGCCGCGCAGCGGCACGCCGGCCGCATCACCCTGCGGGTGCGGGAGCTGCACCTGGCGTTGCCGGAGGTGCTGCGCGAGGTGGCGGCGGGGGGCGGCCAGTTGCTGCACCTGTCCACCCGGCGGCCCACGCTGGATGATGTCTTCATCGACATGACGGGCCGCTCCCTGCGCGAGTCCGCGGAAGAGAAGGCTGCCTGA
- a CDS encoding class I SAM-dependent methyltransferase, whose amino-acid sequence MSQPVSAPSPAFVQQLNFHARDASNEAAALQAAFALGLFGHLPETGSGEPVSLDALAKRVGGTWRGTRSVVEPLVALGFVHLEDGRGYSLPASTAAFLRDEAFVAGLREARRWWHPLALLPQAVRGGGPVEWDGETWDVLGWYRALFLSPPPSTPSAEARDFHDRFARNPARTLALVTAAELDVLVKLVRGPVPLDVLAREVGASAEALEVLLGALAAMGIVQAQETGWGFTEAAGRALDAQSLPYFQRALPATMAYWEALGHLDEAVREQRFRLDLRDPETARRIYQENASRISSIFASHLRLSRQAAALVRSMRPLAQARVLDVGTGSGVWGAAFGLADPTTHVTYLDSPHVLDAVRPHLTKLKLEARSELWAGDCLSVDYGESRYDVILLPQIIPALPPSELPSFFARLARALKSGGLLLISGYLLTDRRDGPLDALYFALRRYVTNEGDVLSLPEFRALLSPVGLTEARGFDMPIQQVVIAHRGDVAWAEPVSSR is encoded by the coding sequence GTGTCACAGCCCGTTTCCGCGCCGTCCCCCGCCTTCGTTCAGCAGCTCAACTTCCACGCGCGAGACGCCAGCAACGAAGCGGCGGCACTCCAGGCCGCCTTCGCGCTCGGCCTCTTCGGACACCTTCCGGAGACGGGCTCGGGCGAGCCGGTGTCCCTGGATGCGCTCGCGAAGCGGGTGGGTGGCACCTGGCGAGGGACGCGCTCCGTCGTCGAGCCGCTGGTCGCGTTGGGCTTCGTCCACCTGGAGGACGGGCGGGGGTATTCGTTGCCCGCGTCGACCGCGGCCTTCCTCCGGGATGAGGCGTTCGTTGCCGGGCTGCGCGAGGCGAGGCGTTGGTGGCACCCGCTGGCGCTGCTGCCCCAGGCCGTGCGCGGTGGCGGCCCCGTGGAGTGGGACGGGGAGACGTGGGACGTGCTCGGGTGGTACCGCGCGCTGTTCCTGTCGCCCCCTCCGTCCACCCCGAGCGCCGAGGCCCGGGACTTCCATGACCGCTTCGCCCGCAACCCCGCGCGCACGCTGGCGTTGGTGACGGCCGCGGAGCTGGACGTGCTGGTGAAGCTGGTGCGCGGGCCTGTGCCGCTGGACGTGCTGGCGCGGGAGGTGGGGGCGTCGGCGGAGGCGCTGGAGGTGCTCCTGGGCGCGCTGGCGGCGATGGGCATCGTCCAGGCACAGGAGACAGGCTGGGGCTTCACGGAGGCCGCGGGCCGGGCGCTGGACGCCCAGAGCCTTCCGTACTTCCAGCGGGCGCTGCCGGCGACCATGGCCTACTGGGAGGCGCTGGGGCACCTGGACGAGGCGGTGCGGGAGCAGCGCTTCCGGTTGGACTTGCGCGACCCGGAGACGGCGCGCCGCATCTACCAGGAGAACGCCTCGCGCATCTCCAGCATCTTCGCTTCGCACCTGCGGCTGAGCCGGCAGGCCGCGGCGCTGGTGCGGTCGATGCGGCCATTGGCACAGGCGCGCGTGTTGGACGTCGGCACGGGCTCGGGCGTGTGGGGCGCGGCCTTCGGGTTGGCGGACCCCACCACGCACGTCACGTACCTGGATTCGCCGCACGTGCTGGACGCGGTGCGCCCCCACCTGACGAAGCTGAAGCTGGAGGCCCGTTCCGAGCTGTGGGCGGGGGACTGCCTCTCCGTGGACTACGGCGAGTCCCGCTACGACGTCATCCTGCTGCCGCAAATCATCCCCGCGCTGCCGCCCTCGGAACTTCCGAGCTTCTTCGCTCGGCTGGCCCGGGCGCTGAAGTCCGGGGGCCTGCTGCTCATCTCCGGCTATCTGCTGACGGACCGGCGCGATGGTCCGCTGGACGCGCTCTACTTCGCGCTGCGCCGGTACGTGACGAACGAGGGCGACGTGCTCTCCCTTCCGGAGTTCCGCGCGCTGCTGTCGCCCGTGGGCCTCACGGAGGCTCGCGGCTTCGACATGCCCATCCAGCAGGTCGTCATCGCTCACCGGGGCGACGTCGCGTGGGCGGAGCCCGTGTCGTCGCGTTGA